From Vigna unguiculata cultivar IT97K-499-35 chromosome 5, ASM411807v1, whole genome shotgun sequence, the proteins below share one genomic window:
- the LOC114184958 gene encoding ETHYLENE INSENSITIVE 3-like 3 protein: MAEMEEIGPDVCSDLEVDDIRCPNIAEKDVSDEEIDAEELERRMWKDRIKLKRLKERQKLAIQQAAEKQKPRQSSDQARRKKMSRAQDGILKYMLKLMEVCKARGFVYGIIPEKGKPVSGSSDNIRAWWKEKVKFDKNGPAAIAKYEAECLAMSEADNSRNGNSQSILQDLQDATLGSLLSSLMQHCDPPQRKYPLEKGVPPPWWPTGNEDWWSQLNLPHGQSPPYKKPHDLKKMWKVGVLTAVIKHMSPNIAKIRRHVRQSKCLQDKMTAKESAIWLGVLSREEALIRQPSSDNGTSGVTGMLPGVPAENKQAASSASNYDVDGTDDGIGSVSSKEDRRIQIVETEPPVNLRRVRKPGQDRDQSKQRRLPKKPRVSSRTVDKPPAQSDNEVLHAEPRSKGLNINQTGAEVARIQIHGNEQSNETDSAARPLEKELEVPAQLPAPEFDHYSYLHTNNLISSESIYTSGRPIHYPELQNPGMHHHEPSYNLYNPATGYEPGHRQQLHPGNNSEGRPDIDAVHAQGVHMKGDEMTGGDLQYFGKDAFQNELDRPMDHSFFGSPLSNMSLDFGGLNSPFHLDDFLGDDEMIQYFGA; this comes from the exons ATGGCCGAAATGGAAGAAATTGGACCTGATGTCTG TTCGGATTTAGAAGTGGATGACATTAGATGCCCCAATATAGCAGAGAAAGATGTGAGTGATGAAGAGATTGATGCAGAAGAATTGGAGCGGCGAATGTGGAAGGATCGAATCAAACTCAAAAGGCTAAAGGAAAGACAGAAGCTGGCGATTCAACAAGCTGCAGAGAAGCAAAAGCCAAGGCAGTCCAGTGATCAAGCTCGAAGGAAGAAAATGTCAAGAGCACAGGATGGGATTCTGAAGTATATGCTGAAGCTTATGGAAGTGTGCAAAGCTCGTGGATTTGTGTATGGGATCATTCCTGAGAAGGGGAAGCCAGTTAGTGGTTCCTCTGATAACATTAGAGCTTGGTGGAAGGAGAAGGTAAAGTTTGATAAGAATGGCCCTGCAGCTATAGCCAAGTATGAAGCTGAGTGTCTTGCTATGAGTGAGGCAGATAACAGCCGAAATGGTAACTCGCAGAGCATTCTCCAAGATCTGCAAGATGCAACACTTGGATCACTCTTGTCTTCTTTGATGCAACATTGTGATCCTCCTCAGAGGAAGTATCCATTGGAAAAGGGTGTGCCTCCACCATGGTGGCCAACTGGTAATGAAGATTGGTGGTCACAGTTGAATTTACCTCATGGTCAGAGTCCTCCTTATAAGAAGCCACATGATTTGAAGAAGATGTGGAAAGTGGGAGTGCTCACTGCTGTTATAAAGCACATGTCACCTAATATTGCAAAGATAAGGAGGCATGTTCGGCAATCAAAATGCTTGCAGGACAAGATGACGGCAAAGGAAAGCGCGATTTGGTTGGGCGTTTTAAGTCGAGAAGAAGCTCTCATTAGACAGCCTAGTAGTGACAATGGAACATCTGGAGTAACTGGAATGCTACCTGGTGTTCCTGCTGAGAATAAGCAAGCTGCTAGCAGTGCAAGCAACTATGATGTTGATGGTACTGATGATGGCATTGGTTCTGTTTCGTCTAAAGAGGATAGGAGAATTCAGATTGTGGAAACCGAACCACCAGTTAACTTGCGCAGGGTTAGGAAGCCTGGCCAAGATAGAGATCAATCTAAGCAGCGACGGCTGCCGAAAAAACCCCGAGTGTCATCAAGGACTGTTGACAAACCGCCAGCACAATCTGACAACGAAGTTTTGCATGCTGAGCCAAGAAGTAAAGGGCTGAATATTAACCAGACAGGAGCAGAAGTAGCTCGAATCCAGATTCATGGAAATGAACAGTCCAATGAGACAGATTCTGCTGCAAGGCCACTGGAAAAGGAGCTTGAGGTGCCTGCACAACTACCAGCACCCGAGTTTGATCATTACTCTTATTTACATACAAACAACTTAATTTCCTCAGAAAGTATTTATACGAGTGGAAGGCCAATACACTATCCTGAGTTGCAAAACCCTGGCATGCATCATCATGAACCCTCTTATAATCTTTATAATCCAGCAACAGGGTATGAACCTGGTCATAGGCAGCAGCTACATCCTGGGAACAACAGTGAAGGAAGGCCAGATATTGATGCAGTTCATGCACAAGGTGTGCATATGAAAGGGGATGAAATGACTGGAGGTGATTTGCAATACTTTGGTAAAGATGCATTTCAGAATGAGCTTGATAGACCTATGGATCACTCTTTCTTTGGATCACCGCTTAGTAACATGTCATTAGATTTTGGAGGACTTAACAGTCCATTCCATTTAGATGATTTCTTGGGTGATGATGAAATGATACAGTACTTTGGAGCATAA
- the LOC114183779 gene encoding FT-interacting protein 3-like, with translation MHKPEGPPEFALKETRPNIGAGAVMRDKLSCTYDLVEQMQYLYVRVVKANDLPGKDVTGGVDPYVEVKLGNYKGLTKHFEKKSNPQWNHVFAFSKERIQASVLEVVVKDKDVAVDDFVGRVMFDLNEIPKRVPPDSPLAPQWYRLEDRRGEKAKGELMLAVWMGTQADEAFPDAWHSDAATVGPEAVANIRSKVYLSPKLWYVRVNVIEAQDLVPSDKTRYPEVSVKANLGNQFLRTRASQSKTINPMWNEDLMFVAAEPFEEPLVLTAEDRVGPNKDEILGRCVIPLHNVQRRLDHKPVNTRWFNLEKHVVDEGEKKKEIRFSSRIHLRVCLEGGYHVLDESTHYSSDLRPTAKQLWKPSIGILELGIISAQGLMPMKTRDGRGSTDAYCVAKYGQKWIRTRTIVDSLGPRWNEQYIWEVFDPCTVITVGVYDNGHLHVGEKPGASKDSRIGKVRIRLSTLEADRVYTHSYPLLVLHNSGVKKMGEVHLAVRFTSLSVINMLSMYSQPLLPKMHYIHPLSVIQQDSLRHQAIQIVSMRLSRAEPPLRKEVVEHMLDVDSHMWSMRRSKANFFRITIVLGGLIAFGRWFDQICNWKNPLTTILIHILFIVLVLYPELILPTTFLYFSLIGIWNFRLRPRHPPHMDTRLSHADAAHPDELDEEFDTFPTSRSSDMIRMRYDRLRSIAGKVQTVVGDLATQGERFHNLLSWRDTRATTLFVTFCFIAALVLYVTPFQVVFLLIGFYVLRHPRFRQKHPSAPFNYFKRLPARVDTIL, from the coding sequence CCAGGGAAGGATGTTACTGGTGGTGTGGATCCCTATGTTGAAGTGAAGCTTGGAAACTACAAGGGCCTCACCAAGCACTTTGAGAAAAAGTCCAATCCTCAGTGGAACCATGTTTTTGCATTCTCCAAAGAAAGGATTCAAGCTTCTGTTCTGGAGGTGGTAGTGAAAGACAAAGATGTTGCTGTGGATGACTTTGTAGGGAGAGTGATGTTTGATCTTAACGAAATCCCAAAACGGGTGCCACCAGATAGCCCTTTGGCTCCACAGTGGTACAGACTAGAAGACAGAAGAGGTGAGAAAGCCAAGGGAGAGTTAATGTTGGCAGTTTGGATGGGAACACAAGCAGATGAGGCATTTCCTGATGCATGGCATTCTGATGCAGCAACCGTTGGTCCTGAAGCTGTTGCAAACATAAGATCAAAGGTTTACCTTTCACCTAAGCTTTGGTATGTCAGGGTGAATGTGATTGAGGCACAGGACTTGGTACCAAGTGACAAAACCCGGTATCCTGAAGTTTCTGTGAAGGCCAATCTGGGAAATCAGTTTTTAAGAACTAGAGCATCTCAGAGTAAAACCATAAATCCTATGTGGAATGAGGATTTGATGTTTGTTGCTGCTGAGCCATTTGAGGAGCCTTTGGTTCTGACTGCAGAAGACAGGGTTGGACCAAACAAGGATGAAATCCTGGGAAGGTGTGTCATTCCTTTACACAATGTGCAAAGGAGATTAGACCATAAGCCTGTGAACACAAGGTGGTTTAATCTTGAAAAACATGTGGTTGATGAAggggaaaagaagaaagagatcAGGTTCTCAAGTAGGATACACTTGAGGGTTTGCTTGGAAGGTGGCTACCATGTGCTCGATGAATCAACTCACTACAGTAGTGATCTGAGGCCAACAGCAAAGCAGCTATGGAAGCCCAGCATTGGAATTCTAGAACTTGGGATTATAAGTGCACAAGGGCTGATGCCAATGAAGACGAGAGATGGTAGAGGAAGCACTGATGCATATTGTGTAGCTAAATATGGTCAGAAGTGGATCCGTACTAGGACAATAGTGGATAGCCTTGGTCCAAGGTGGAATGAGCAATACATTTGGGAGGTTTTTGATCCATGTACTGTTATCACAGTAGGGGTGTATGATAATGGTCATTTACATGTTGGAGAGAAACCAGGTGCATCAAAGGATTCAAGAATAGGGAAGGTGAGAATTAGGCTCTCCACTCTTGAAGCTGATAGGGTGTACACACACTCTTATCCTCTTTTAGTTCTGCATAATTCTGGTGTGAAGAAAATGGGAGAGGTGCACTTGGCTGTGAGGTTCACAAGCTTATCTGTGATAAACATGTTGTCTATGTATTCACAGCCATTGTTGCCAAAGATGCATTACATTCATCCTCTATCAGTGATTCAACAAGACAGTCTTAGGCATCAGGCTATTCAGATTGTGTCAATGAGGTTGAGCAGGGCTGAACCACCACTGAGGAAGGAGGTGGTGGAACACATGCTAGATGTGGATTCACACATGTGGAGTATGAGAAGGAGCAAAGCCAATTTCTTCAGAATAACCATAGTTCTAGGAGGTTTGATAGCCTTTGGAAGATGGTTTGATCAGATATGCAATTGGAAAAACCCCCTCACAACCATACTCATTCATATCCTTTTCATAGTGCTGGTTCTCTATCCAGAACTAATACTTCCAACaacttttctctatttttctctGATTGGAATCTGGAACTTCAGATTGAGGCCAAGACATCCTCCTCATATGGACACTAGACTATCTCATGCTGATGCAGCACACCCTGATGAACTTGATGAAGAGTTTGATACATTTCCTACTTCTCGATCATCAGATATGATCAGAATGAGGTATGATCGTTTGAGAAGCATTGCTGGGAAGGTTCAAACTGTTGTAGGGGACTTGGCCACACAAGGAGAAAGGTTCCATAATCTACTAAGCTGGAGAGACACAAGGGCCACCACGCTCTTTGTCACATTCTGCTTCATTGCTGCACTAGTTCTCTATGTTACTCCTTTCCAAGTTGTGTTCCTTCTCATTGGTTTCTATGTTCTGAGGCACCCCAGATTCCGCCAGAAACATCCTTCAGCCCCTTTCAACTACTTCAAGAGATTGCCTGCTAGAGTTGACACCATATTGTAA